Sequence from the Gemmatimonadota bacterium genome:
GCCGAGAACCGCGCCCGGGAACTCGCCGTTCAGCCCGGCAACATCGTCACGCCTACGCACCTCGCCTCGGTGGCCCAGGAGCTGGCACGCGAGCAGGGCATGAAGGCGACGGTCCTTGATCGCGCCGCCATGCGCCGCGAGGGAATGCACGCCCTGCTCGGGGTGGCGCAGGGGAGCGAGGAGGAGCCGCGCTTCATCGCGCTGGAATATCATGGCGGCGGCGAACGCGCCCCGCTCGCGCTGGTAGGCAAGGGAGTGACCTTCGATTCCGGTGGCCTCTCGATCAAGCCGGCAGAGCGCATGGAGGAAATGAAGTACGACATGTCCGGGGCCGCGGCGGTGCTGGGGGCTTTGCAGGCAGTCGCCCAGCTCAAGCTGCCGGTCAACGTGGTGGGGCTGATCCCGGCCACCGAGAATCTGCCTTCCGGCAAAGCGCTCAAGCCGGGCGACGTCATCCGCAGCCACCTGGGTAGGACCATCGAAGTCATCAACACGGACGCCGAGGGGCGGCTGATCCTGGCCGACGCGCTTTCCTACGCCCGCCGCTACCAGCCGGCCGCGATGCTGGATGCCGCCACGCTGACCGGAGCTTGCGTGGTCGCGCTGGGCCACCACGCCATCGGGCTGATGGGCAACAATGGCGAGCTGGTCGAAGAGATTCGAGAGGCCGGCCAGCGCGTAGGGCAACGGTGCTGGCCGCTGCCGCTGTGGGACGAGTACCGGGAGCAGTTAGACAGCACGGTGGCGGATCTCAAGAACACCGGCGGCCGGGTCGCGGCCACGATCACGGCAGGATGGTTCCTCAAAGAGTTTGCCGGGGAGACGCCCTGGGCTCACCTGGACATTGCAGGGACGGCATGGCGCGACGAGGCGCTTCCCTACCTGCGCAAGGGCCCGACTGGCGTGCCGACGCGGCTGTTCATCGAGTGGGTGCGCGGCCGCTCCGGGGCCTGACCCGCCGCCATGCCGGGCCCGCGCCCCGGCTCCGGCCGGGGCCATTTCTTGTCGGCGCGCTGCTGCTCCTCGCCGCGGCCAGTGCGGCCGCGCAGCAGCCGCCAGTGCGCCGCCCACGTCCCCCGCCACCCGACACCGTAGCGCCGCGCCCGGATACGCTGCCCCCGCGCCCGGACACGGCGGCCGCGCCGCTGCCGGACACGCTGCCGCCGCCGGTTGATACTGCCGCCGCCGCGACGCCGCCCGACACGCTGCTGCCGCCGCCCGCGGAGCTGCAGCGCTTCCCGGAGCCCGTCATGGCGGGCTGGGGCGATGCGGTATGGGAGTGGGACCGCGCGGCGCTGCTGCGCGAGGCGACTTTCTCCCTGAACGACCTGCTCGAACGCATTCCCGGCGTCATTCCGGTGCGGTCCGGCTACCTGGGTCAGCCGGAATCTGCCAGCGCGTTCGGCACCACGGGCGGCCGCCTCGAGGTCGTTCTGGACGGCTACACGCTGGACCCGCTCCAGGCGGCCGTGCTGGACCTGGCGCGCCTCGAGCTGGTGCAGCTCCGTCGGGTGCGCGTCGAGAGGAGAATGGATCTGCTGCGCCTCGAGCTGGAGAGCCTGGCCCCCTCGGACGCCCGGAGCTACACGCTCATTGAAGCCGCCACGGGTCAGCCCAGCGCGGATCTGTTGCGCGGCCTGTTCCTCGCGCCCCGCCTGCTGGGCGGCCCCTTCGCCGCGGCGCTCGAGCGGCTGGACAGTGATGGCGGGAGGCGTCGCGAGCCCGCCACGGCCTTCGCCGGCTGGCTGAAATGGGGACTGATCGGCAAGCGCCATGGCGTGCAGCTCGAACTCAGGCGCACCTCGATCGAGCGCCTCGAGGCGGGCGCTATGCGGGTGGACGGGCGCCGCCAGGACTGGGT
This genomic interval carries:
- a CDS encoding leucyl aminopeptidase — encoded protein: AENRARELAVQPGNIVTPTHLASVAQELAREQGMKATVLDRAAMRREGMHALLGVAQGSEEEPRFIALEYHGGGERAPLALVGKGVTFDSGGLSIKPAERMEEMKYDMSGAAAVLGALQAVAQLKLPVNVVGLIPATENLPSGKALKPGDVIRSHLGRTIEVINTDAEGRLILADALSYARRYQPAAMLDAATLTGACVVALGHHAIGLMGNNGELVEEIREAGQRVGQRCWPLPLWDEYREQLDSTVADLKNTGGRVAATITAGWFLKEFAGETPWAHLDIAGTAWRDEALPYLRKGPTGVPTRLFIEWVRGRSGA